The genomic segment GGTCACCTGGTTGGTGCGCACCACCAGCTCCTCCTTGGCGACGGTGCGCGTCTCGGCGACCACCTCTTCCTGCGTGAGCGGTACGCGGATCGTCTCGTCCTCGCCGATGGTGGCGCCGCGGGCGGCCATGGAGTCGGTGATCGGACGGCGCTCGACGACCGCCTCCTCGTGCATCACCGGCACGCTCTCGGCCACGTGGCGAGTCTCGACGTGCTTGTCGATCTCCACCTGCCCCGCCTGCACCTGCCGTGTGCCCACCGCCAGCTCCTCTTCGGAGAGCGTGACGCGCTGCTCGCCCGCGCCGGTCTCCGCGCCGCGCCCGAAGAAGCGGTTGTCGTCGAAGGAGTCGTGCGTGTAGAAGTCGGTGTCGTGCGAGCCGGCCGCGGCCATCCCGGTGTCGCTCTCGACTTCGGTCGCCGCCGGGCCGCCGGGGAAGCTGTTGCGCACGCTCGTCTCGTAGTCGCGCGTCACGGGCGACTGGTCGTAGGCGGGCATCGTGCGCAGATCGGTGGAGGCGATGTTGTCCACCATCACGCGGTCGGCGCTGCGGTCCAGGCGCGCGTAGCCGATGGGCACGAGGACGTGGCGGTCGGGCTCGGCCATCAGGCCGTTCTCCACCTCGACGTCCAGGTAGCGCACCTTCATCGCGTTGGTGTCGATCAGCAGCTCGTCCACCTCGCCGATCGTCCGTCCGTCGGAGGCCACCACCTGCCAGCCGCGCACGTCGGGATCGCCCTCCGCCACCTTGAAGTCGTCCAGCTGCCCCAGCGGTACCACCCGATCCATTTCGCTCGCCATGGGATGTCTCCTTCGTGGTTTCGCCGGCTCCCGGTGCCGCGCCGCGCCGGCTCGATCCTCAGAGGGGAATCCGCCCCTCCCCGCCCACCGGGGGAGCCGGGACCCATCGCAACAGCCGTTCCACGCTTCCCTTGCAAGCGCCATCTGTTACATCGCGCCAACTATGGACAAACATGATGCAACACGATAACGTTGTGCCCGGAATCGCGCCCATCGCGCCGCCGCCACCCTCCACCGGAGACCCTGATGCTTTCCACCGTCCAATCGCCCACGGGCCTGCTCGAGAAGGCCGACGTCCTCACCGAGACCGAGCTCGACACACTCCCGGTCGGGATGATCCAGCTCAACCGCGATGGCACCGTCCTGAAGTTCAACCAGACCGAGTCCG from the Longimicrobium sp. genome contains:
- a CDS encoding DUF2382 domain-containing protein; translation: MASEMDRVVPLGQLDDFKVAEGDPDVRGWQVVASDGRTIGEVDELLIDTNAMKVRYLDVEVENGLMAEPDRHVLVPIGYARLDRSADRVMVDNIASTDLRTMPAYDQSPVTRDYETSVRNSFPGGPAATEVESDTGMAAAGSHDTDFYTHDSFDDNRFFGRGAETGAGEQRVTLSEEELAVGTRQVQAGQVEIDKHVETRHVAESVPVMHEEAVVERRPITDSMAARGATIGEDETIRVPLTQEEVVAETRTVAKEELVVRTNQVTETETVEADLRRERAEVHRDEPTLGGGGGYSAGSAGLGGTTGTGLGGTGLGGTTGSGLTDNPGIGNGNDSMGLNNSSTDPLRRNDTGGNL